The sequence TCCCCCGTTGGGCACGAAAACGACCCTGAGATTAGGGGGCTTGGAGCGGTGCGGCAAGGGGATTGAACATGGAGAGGTCGTTGGTTTTTGGCTGTTGGTTCTTGGTTGTTGGAGGAAGCGGTGCGAAGCATCTTTCCAGCGCGCAACCTTGTGCGAGCCGCCGCGTCGCCGCATCATGCGTCCGGATCCAAGGGAACGAGGTGCGCTGTGCGTGATATGCGAACCGCCATCGCCGGTCTTCTGGTTTTACTCGCCGCCGCACCCGCGTTCGCGGGCGAAATCGGTGAACTCGCCACGGTCCTCAAACTCGAGGACACTCGCGCCACCGCCGCCGAGATCGGACGATTCGTCGATCCAGTTCACGACGCCGAGGTGCGTCGTCGCGCACTGATCGCGCTCGGGGCCTCGGGCGACGCGGCGGCCTGCGACCTACTGCTCGTCTACGCCGATCATCCCGACGAAGCGCTCGCCACGGCCGCTCTGGCCGGGCTCGGACGGCTTTGGTTTCCGAAATCGGGTGTGACGCAAGACTCGACTCCCGACGATCGCGCGGTCGATTTGCTCGTCTCGATGATGTCCGATTCGTACCGCTTTCGTTCGGCCAAGGCCGCGGAGCGATTGCGCGCCGTCGCGGCCCGGTCGCTCGCGCGCATCGGCAACGCCGAGCAGGCCGCCGCGCTGATTCCCATGCTGCGCCGCGCGCTGGTGTCGGGCGCGGACGGCGCGTTCATCGATCAGGCGAAAGCCGCGCTCGAAGGGCTGTTTCGCGTCAAGCCCGCCGGCGCGCGTCTCGCCGCCGAGGAAGCGCTCGCCCACGCGGAACCCTCCGTGCGCCTGCACGCCGCGCTCGCGCTCGGGCGGATCGGCGACCGCGCGGCCCTGCCCGCGCTCGAAAAGGCCCTTGCCGACGCGGACGGCGCGGTGCGCGTCGAGGCCGCGCGGGCCGTCGGACGCCTCGGCGGTCCGTCGTCGCCCACGCTGCCGGCGGGCATGTTGTATTCCGGCGACAGCGTCGAGATCGTCGGCGGCCTTCTAGCTTACGGAAAAGGGCACGCGGGCGTCCCGATCGACCGCGCGACGCAGCTTCTGCAAACCGCCGCGGAAAACGACGTCGCGACGCCGGTTCATCTGGCGGTGCTCGATGCGCTCGGCCGCCGATCCGATCCGCCCGCCGTGGACCTGCTCGCGGCGCAGATCAAGCGCGGCGGCGTCTTCCGGCTGCGCGCGATTCGCGCTCTCGGCGTTGCGCAGGCCGCGGACGAACTGCTCGCCATGCCCGCCGACGTCTGGTCGCTCGATCACCTCACCGCGTCGGAGTACGTCATGGCCCTCGCCGCTTGCGAGGTGGAACCCGCGACCAAAAAACTCTCCGACCTGCTGGGCGATCCGGTGCGTCCGCGAATCCTCTCGGTCGACGAACGGGGATTCGTCGCCCTCGTCCACGCGGCATCGATCGCGCGCGCGAAGACCTTTCAGGATCGGTTGCGCGACTACCTCACTGACGAGCGCGATCTCGTGCGCGCCGTGGCCGCGGAGGCCGCCGCGAAGAACGCGAATGCCGCGGACCTGGAGGCGCTCGTGGCATCGCTGCGCATGAACCGCGAATCGAAATCGTCCGACTCGGCGATCGCGACGATCGACGCGCTGGCCGAGGTCGCGAAAAAACTGGAAGGCGCGGACTTCGCGCGAAAGCGTATCGCCGATGAAGTAGAACCCTTCACCACCGATCCTCGCGCCCTTGTGCGCGCCCACGCGGCGGCGCTCATTCGCCAGCTTACCGGGCGGCGGATCGACACGGCATTCCACCACGTCGCCTCACCGCTCACCGATGACGACTACGAGCGTATCGCGCGCACGCTGGGCGGCGTGACGCGCATGACGGTGAAGACCACGCGCGGCGATTTCGCCATCGAGTGTCCGAACGCAGCCGCGCCCATCACGACGTACCGCATCGCGCGGCTGGCCGACCGGGGCTTTTACCGCGACCAGATCGTCCACCGCGTGGAACCGAATTTCGTGGTGCAAAGCGGCGATCCGCTGGGGTCGGGGTGGGGCGGCAGCGGCGAGCCGATCCGCGACGAGTTCTCGCGGATGTCGTTCTCGGAGATGACCGTGGGCCTCGCCACTTCGGGCCCGGACACCGGCGAGAGCCAGTGGTTCGTCACGCACACCGCGACGCCGCACCTGGACGGCGCGTACACGGCGTTCGGGCGCGTCACGAAG comes from Deltaproteobacteria bacterium and encodes:
- a CDS encoding peptidylprolyl isomerase, which encodes MRDMRTAIAGLLVLLAAAPAFAGEIGELATVLKLEDTRATAAEIGRFVDPVHDAEVRRRALIALGASGDAAACDLLLVYADHPDEALATAALAGLGRLWFPKSGVTQDSTPDDRAVDLLVSMMSDSYRFRSAKAAERLRAVAARSLARIGNAEQAAALIPMLRRALVSGADGAFIDQAKAALEGLFRVKPAGARLAAEEALAHAEPSVRLHAALALGRIGDRAALPALEKALADADGAVRVEAARAVGRLGGPSSPTLPAGMLYSGDSVEIVGGLLAYGKGHAGVPIDRATQLLQTAAENDVATPVHLAVLDALGRRSDPPAVDLLAAQIKRGGVFRLRAIRALGVAQAADELLAMPADVWSLDHLTASEYVMALAACEVEPATKKLSDLLGDPVRPRILSVDERGFVALVHAASIARAKTFQDRLRDYLTDERDLVRAVAAEAAAKNANAADLEALVASLRMNRESKSSDSAIATIDALAEVAKKLEGADFARKRIADEVEPFTTDPRALVRAHAAALIRQLTGRRIDTAFHHVASPLTDDDYERIARTLGGVTRMTVKTTRGDFAIECPNAAAPITTYRIARLADRGFYRDQIVHRVEPNFVVQSGDPLGSGWGGSGEPIRDEFSRMSFSEMTVGLATSGPDTGESQWFVTHTATPHLDGAYTAFGRVTKGSEVVLSLVPGDRVSDIEIESWEGKVPE